The Pseudomonas sp. PDM14 genomic interval GTCTGCTGCGCCGCAAGATCCCCTCGACCGGCGAGGAGCTGCCGGTGATCGGCCTGGGGACATCGCGGGTATTCGACGTCGACCTTGATCAGGCCAGCCTCGATCCGCTGCTGGAGGTGGTACGCGTGCTCGCCGACGGCGGCGCCACGCTGATCGACACCGCGCCCAGCTACGGCAATTCCGAGCTGGTCACCGGCACCCTCACCGCCCAGGACGGCCTGCGCGCACGCTTGTTCCTCGCCAGCAAGGTTTCCTCCAGCGGCCGCGAAGCGGGACTCGAGCAGATCGAGGCGAGCTTCAAGGACCTCAAGACCGACAAGCTCGACCTGATCCAGGTGCACAACCTGCAGGACACCGGCACCCAGCTAGCGCTGCTGCGCGAGCTGAAAGCGCAGGGGCGCATCCGCTACATCGGCATCACCCACTACATCGAGTCCGCCCACGACGACCTGCTGCGCGTGCTGGAGAAAGAAAAGGTCGACTTCGTCCAGCTCAACTATTCGGTTGGCGCACGCAATGCCGAGAAGCGCCTGCTGCCGTTCTGCGCCGATCACGGCATCGCCACCCTGATCAACCGGCCGTTCCAGCGCGGCGAGCTGTTCGCCAGGGTCAAGGGCACGCCGCTGCCGGGCTGGGCACAGGAGCTGGGGGCGAGTTCCTGGGCGCAGCTGCTGCTCAAGTTCATTCTCGCCGAGCCAGCGGTGACCGCGGTGATTCCCGCCACCTCGAAGACCCGCTACATGGCCGACAACCTGCTGGCCGGCCACGGCGCCTTGCCCGATGCCAAACAGCGCGAGCTGATCGTCGAGGCGTTCGCCTGACGCCTCACCTGGTATGCCCTGCGCTCACCGTCCGAGCGCCAGGGCGTGGCAACCCCGAGTTTGCGATGACGAACCCATGCC includes:
- a CDS encoding aldo/keto reductase, with protein sequence MHTRRQFIQHSTAAAALAALVPLWPGLAWAVESGGLLRRKIPSTGEELPVIGLGTSRVFDVDLDQASLDPLLEVVRVLADGGATLIDTAPSYGNSELVTGTLTAQDGLRARLFLASKVSSSGREAGLEQIEASFKDLKTDKLDLIQVHNLQDTGTQLALLRELKAQGRIRYIGITHYIESAHDDLLRVLEKEKVDFVQLNYSVGARNAEKRLLPFCADHGIATLINRPFQRGELFARVKGTPLPGWAQELGASSWAQLLLKFILAEPAVTAVIPATSKTRYMADNLLAGHGALPDAKQRELIVEAFA